AGTGCATTATTTAATGTGTCAACTGAGTAGCGCACTTTGCTAAGTCACTGGCCCAGAACCTCGCAGGCTGTTGGTTTGAATACAGGGTGGCTAACCTTGCTTCTTGGGGTAGCTGTCGGTAAGACAAATCAGACTTGTAACCTGATGGTAAcaggtttgagtcttggtgctggcaggagttgtaggtgggcgGAGTGAATGGACAGCTCTTTCCACCCTCTATGGCTTGGGCGccgagttgcattctgggacgtggcggccatgttgctggtctcgcgaatgtaaacatccAGTTGAATGAGAAGAGtagagttgggagaaagaaaaaagatgttaaaatcgcgaaaaggttgtgggatttatagggatacgctaaatagggatgccagggactGTGGACAAAATCTGCACTATTTACGGTTTGGATCCATTTGAATTTCCCAACAAAGAGTGGAATACCGACGACGACTTGCTGCCAcatttttgcattacagatatcttcggctaccttgtttgtttagtgagcgcctacacttcagaatagttctgAAGCTACAAGTTATTGAAGTCTCATGAACAAATGGATGGGTTCTGGAGCTGCAAATCACAGAACCGGAAAAGCGGCAAATAGTATACAGTAATCCAGTAAGCTGCActctacctagctgctagtttagtaaccgttagtgctaacaaccattcacacatggacttttaactatgtgtttcaaaagtgtagttaatagctgtcaaccctcccatTTTTTCCgggggttctcacgtatttgcGCTCTTTCCCccctgtcttcccgttttagtattttcctgtaaaatatgcCGTTAGCCCTTCAATCGGACCTGTCAAATCTCtttgttgttgtcctgttgctactccttgcccgtgatgttgggctttttaagatagcatggttgttgtgagagcgcgatttcacgccaatctgttactaaagtcacgttagacctagttatttttgctgtcagcagagggatagcaacaaaaagatgaatgttgaaatttcccgtattttggatgagtaacctgagaaatttcccttattttcaatgttgacttaagctatataactgaatattcagatgttatggtctccgtggtcgcgcctccaagcaggaaagcggtataaagttaatccattctcattttatttttcccATGGCGATTACGTGTTGCGCTATTActccccacaatacagcaacggtttaccatggttgaaatagatttttaattaatcaaattaatacaCACAGATGGGaaggagtatgtctaaacactgtgcagtagtccgagtggcagtaaaggaggcaatcaacgtggcggccacgccaagtaatgacgtcacgatgCCCAAGCCctatacccatgactgaagtgcctctgagcaaggcactgaacccccagttgctccctgggcgctgtaTAGCTGCTCCggttgtgtgtgttcacggtgtgttcatttctcactgctgtgtgtgtgcacctggatTCTAAGAGTGGTACCAATTCCGAgaatgggttaccatacttggcaaatgtcacaacttttttctatttttttttctttctttttgttataTTACTGTTATAATACCTATTTATGTCAGCACTATGTTAGCATTAAGTCTGACCTTTCTTCTGCACTGGAAGCTGCTGTCGCCAAGTCAAATTCCTTGTTTAAACATGCTCTTACCAAGCTCTTTCTGACGAGGGAGAATGAGAGATAGGGAACAAAAGGCAAAGTGATGTATGTTTTGACACTTTTCTTTTACGTTCCATGAAGTACGGATTGCTCCTTCACTATCTAAAATGAAtcctcacataaacacacacaaaaaataagttCAGatgactgaattattattatattattacaatgacATTGTAATCATTTTTTTGCACTAATAACATTCTGAAACTCTAGACACATAATTCACAACAGATGCTCAGAATGCTATtttttcaaaacacaacagttcttTTCTCAACACAACAATTTTCTCCACATGGAAGTGGAAGGTTCACAATAGAAACCCTCACAAACAAGTCACTCTTTTCAGGCAATGGATGATGCGTGCAGTGACATGAGTGACATGACATGTgggcaagtatggtgacccatattaagatttagtgctctgcattcatcccattcaaagtacacacacagtgaacacacacccggagcaggggGCAGACATTTCTTTGCTGTGGCACCCGGggtgcagttgggggtttggtgccttgctcagggcgacctcagttgtggtattaaaggaggaagagagcactgtacattcactccccatCTACAATTCCTGCAGGCACAAGACTCGAAACCGCCACCTTTAAGTTACAAGCTGAGGACCTTTTAGTCCAACTGTCTAACCACTCACGACTTCCCATCACAGGAGGAGAGCCATGTCAGGCATGTTTTTGCCATGCCAGATGTTCAGCTGATGAAAACAACCATAATGATTTTGATGAGAACATGTGGCCAGATCCAGGAGACAGGGTTgctaaaaagaaacaaacacacacacacacacacagaagtgcaGTGAGGAACACTCCGGTTGACGTTTAACTGTATGCCAACtgtagcttcttttttttttttgaaaaacctgTTGTGAGTTGATTATTTCATCAATAAATTCCACATTTTGTTTAATGATTCCAGTGTCTGTACTTTTCTCTATGTCTATCACAATAATGTATGAATGTTTAGAAACATAATGAAAGCTGCATCGTGTGTTTTGAACAACTATATTTAATGATTGTACAAACAACTACACGGTGAACTATGGACATCTTTGTGAGGGTGATGTTCCtatgatatttaataataaatttgaaCCAACACTTTTGCAAATGCAAGGCTTCTTTAAAGATATGAACATGATATGCATTGTTTTGTACATTGGACaggcatattaaaataattaatgttttgaGTTTTGACAAATGACATCAAGGTACTGAATTTGATGACAAAATGGTtgcaaaaaaaactattattattactattgttgttgCTTAAATGGATCTCACATTATTTGTTCTATACAAGTCGAACTGAAACATGAAAAGTAATGCAAATTTTCCAATGCCATTGTAAGCATTTGTATATTCTATGCACAGTGAAAGACTACGTGTTCCTTCTGGAAAGAAAATCTCCTTCCTGGAACTGGCCTCTTGACACGAGTCACAAGCAGAGTCGGTGTTTTTGTGTTTCAAGCTGCCCAAAACAACAGCTGTATAAAACACTGCACACGCCTTTTACTGATGCACCTTACATTATATCCACGATCAAACTGCTGCTGAAACACCACAGAGGACGAATTCAGTCTTTTACCAACTTTTCCAGTTAAACAAGGAATTAGATTTACACGCGGCTTTGTCCCGTAGCTGATGCTCGCCTTGAGTTTGATCCGATTAggtcaaaatgaaaatttcctcgCCGCGTGTTTTAGTCTCCAAAGAAAGCCAAGAACCTCTGCTTGGTGTTCGCTTGGTTTTTACTGCGTCAAACTGTTTATCACTCGATTTTTGTCCTTCAACGTAGGAGGAGAAAACACAAGTGCGAGGGGCTCGCGGAAGCGCGCAGACACCGAGCGGCTCGGGTTGAGTCTATAAGGTTCTCATCTGTTGTTTAAGAGCGCAGCGCTGCTCGAGCGACACTCATCTTTGAACTCAGCGTTTGAGAGACTGTAAACCCGCTCTGAAAAATGGCAGAAACCGCTCCAGCCCCGGCCGCTGCCGCCCCGCCGGCCAAAGCGCCCAAGAAGAAGTCCGCCGCCAAAGCCAAGAAAGCAGGTCCAGGCGTCGGTGAGCTGATCCTCAAAGCCGTGTCCGCGTCCAAAGAGAGGAGCGGCGTGTCGCTCGCCGCCCTGAAGAAAGCTCTCGCCGCCAGCGGCTACGACGTGGAGAAGAACAACTCCCGCGTCAAGCTCGCTATCAAGAGCCTGGTGACTAAAGGCGCCCTGCTTCAGGTCAAAGGGACCGGCGCCTCCGGGTCCTTCAAGATAAGTAAGAAGCAAACCGAGACCAAGAAGAAACCGGCGAAGAAGGCGGCTCCCAAAGCGAAGAAGCCCGCGGCCAAGAAACCCGCTGCTGCCAAGAAGCCCAAGAGCGCAGCTGCAAAGAAGCCCGCCGCTAAGAAATCGCCCAAGAAGGCCAAGAAACCCGCCGCTGCAGCCGCCAAGAAGGCGACGAAGAGCCCCAAGAAGGCGAAGAAGCCGGCAGCGCCCAAGAAAGCAGCCAAGAGCCCCAAAAAAGCCAAGGCTGCCAAACCCAAGGCAGCAAAACCAAAAGCTGCCAAGCCTAAAGTTGCAAAGCCCAAAAAGGCAGCCCCCAAGAAGAAATAAATAGCTTATCTTTTATTACCCAACGGCTCTTTTCAGAGCCACCCACTAACTCTGAAGAAAGAGCAAAAGATCCGCAGGTTGACTTGTGGAAGTATATTACTGTAAAACTATCTGAGTTCACCTCGACTCaatacatgttatatatatagactGAATTTACAAAAGCCACCAATTATTAATACGAACAGGTTAATGGGTCATACATATTAGAGTAAGaatattctaatgtttttttttctttttgttatttatttttaattttttgcattgACGTTTTCTATTATTATGTTAGACTTATTCAATCCCCCTTCACAATTTATTGAACGTTTTCTCTCGTGTTCTGTTCATTCTAAAAAGCAGCGCGATCCGAAGCCGGTTGTGGAGGCGTGGCTCTGGCGGTGGGTGTTGGAGGGAAGTTCACGGATTGGTTTAAAATCTTACAAGAATCTAAACCAATGGGCGACTGGCACGTTCGTTTAAAAGAATATAGCTGAGTTCTCAGTCATATCATATCTAAACTGCGAGTGTGAGCTGTCCATCTATTTCTAAAAATGAGTGGCAGAGGTAAAACCGGAGGCAAGACCAGGGCGAAGGCAAAGACTCGCTCCTCCAGAGCAGGGCTGCAGTTCCCGGTAGGCCGTGTGCATAGGCTTCTACGCAAAGGCAACTACGGCGAGCGCGTCGGTGCCGGTGCTCCGGTGTATCTGGCCGCTGTGCTCGAGTATCTGACGGCTGAGATCCTGGAGCTGGCTGGAAACGCCGCCCGGGACAACAAGAAAACCCGTATCATCCCCCGTCACCTGCAGCTGGCGGTGCGTAACGACGAGGAGCTCAACAAACTTCTCGGCGGAGTGACCATCGCTCAGGGCGGCGTGCTGCCCAACATCCAGGCCGTGCTGCTGCCCAAGAAGACCGAGAAACCCGCCAAAACCAAATAAGCAGATTCGAGTCAGTTTCTGGAacccaaaggctcttttaagagccacccactTTCTCTTCCAAGGAGCGATTTCTGTTCGTTTTCGTCAATAGCCACATATTACACGTTTTAATATAGAAACTATGAATCAAGTAATTCATAAATGTGGAGGTGGATTAGACCAGTCAATAGTTGCGATTATTTTAAACCCAATTTAAGCCATAGAGTAAATATTTCAAGGTTGAAGAACAAAAAGGtcaatatgaattatataaacatattctATAATTCTTCAAGTGTCCTGTGTGTTTGAGTTAAGTAAGACTATACTAAACGCTTGGAAAGGGAATTTGGCAAGTGATAGACCGGACAAAACATGAGCGGGAGACACAAACAGCCCCGTTGGAAAACAGAAGCTGCGCAGTCATCGCAGACGTCAcaaatcagccaatcacaagACTCTGCCCCTTCGTGACGCCATAAGCGCGTGTCTGTATGATGCTTTAAAAGCAGGCGCGGAACTTGAAGCAGCATTTTCTACGTTCGCAGAACGACTGCAGAAGTCCACCGCAGCGATGGCAAGAACCAAGCAAACGGCCCGTAAATCCACCGGAGGTAAAGCCCCGAGGAAGCAGCTCGCCACCAAAGCCGCCCGTAAGAGCGCTCCAGCCACCGGCGGCGTCAAGAAGCCTCACCGCTACAGGCCCGGCACCGTGGCTCTGCGAGAGATCCGTCGCTACCAGAAGTCCACCGAGCTGCTGATCCGCAAGCTGCCCTTCCAGCGTCTGGTGCGAGAGATCGCTCAGGACTTCAAGACGGACCTGCGCTTCCAGAGCTCCGCCGTCATGGCCCTGCAGGAGTCCAGTGAGGCTTATCTGGTCGGTCTGTTCGAGGACACCAACCTGTGCGCCATCCACGCCAAGAGAGTCACCATCATGCCCAAAGACATCCAGCTGGCCCGCCGCATCCGCGGAGAGCGCGCTTAAACTCACGAATTCACAAATCTAGAAACTCACCCCAAAGGCTCTTTTCAGAGCCACCAAAATCACACTGAACGAGAGAACTTCCACTGTAACAATTAGTGGTAGTAACACTGCCTTAATCTTTTAAGAAATATTGCTTGGCTTTCAGCCTtacttattttgttaattttacgTCCCTATATTACTACAAAGAATATAAACACGAGCGGGAGAAAACGTAACATGTCAAACAACATGGTCAAACAACGGTCAAGCGCATCTCCGGTCTGATCTACGAGGAGACCCGCGGTGTGCTGAAGGTGTTCCTGGAGAACGTTATCCGCGATGCCGTGACCTACACCGAGCACGCCAAGAGAAAGACCGTCACCGCCATGGACGTCGTGTACGCGCTGAAACGACAGGGACGCACTCTGTACGGCTTCGGAGGATAAACACGTCTGTGTTCGCAGAAAAccacaaaggctcttttaagagccacacaCGTTCTTGAAAAGGCTGTTTTATTATCGATCTTAGTAATGTTAGTGTTGATCTCGTTTTTTATGCTTTTCTTACAATGaatgcacacattttaatgtttatttgtttcacAGTATGTAACGTTTTATGATGAAAAAAAAGGAGATCGAGTTAATGGTTGCTTGTAAAACGACCCCCACCTCAAGGAATCTATTTAGCGCGGATATTAAATGAGTCATCTGTCCATTCTAGACTAGCTCATTTGacgcaaaaaaaaagtaaatcagaaATCCGTTTATACAGAATGGACGCTGGAAAGGAAAGACAATGAAAATGGGTTCATGTGGAAGATTATTCATAAATAGAGACTACAGAGCGGATGTTCGCCCAACCCACTTTTTCCCCCAATGGAATACCCACTAGGACAGTCGTCGTGTGAATACACCCAATCAGAGAGAAAGATACTCCATTTCACAAGAGAATGGGCGTCAAAGAGCGAGTTTGGCCATTTCAGTGTAGGAAAGACGTGTGAGGAGGAGCTCGCTGGTCTGACCCTACACAACAGAAGCGCTTTCTTCATGTGTTAATGATCTGGTATGAGCCACAGAAACACATTAACGCTCCACGATAAAAAGGCAGCACATTTTTagctttattgtcatttcttCACGATGGCACACACACGCGAGGAAGCTCTGCAGACGATCACAGACAGTGATGAAGAGTTAACATGTTCTTCAGACGACGACGAAGATTTGGAGGACGAAAGCTTTCATTGTAAGAAACAATCTGAAACAACAAAGGATACAATTTATAATgagtaagtttattttttttttcgtacaATAGTTGTTATTAAAATCTGCGCATGCTCCTATAACTTAACGTGTTGTTCTGTGGCGTTTTCATCGCATTTAACTCAATTTTCTTTCAAAACATGTAATGTTAACGGTTTAAATCTTATATActgtgacaaaataaataaaaccatatcAATGACCTACAGTTTTGATTACCTTGCGGCCGTTTAATGCCATTTACAGCATCATTAACAAAGTTACACTTAAAACATTTGGTATACATGAATATGTAATTGCCCAAAACTTAATTTTACACTCTCAGAAAAGAAAGTACgtaat
The sequence above is drawn from the Carassius gibelio isolate Cgi1373 ecotype wild population from Czech Republic chromosome B25, carGib1.2-hapl.c, whole genome shotgun sequence genome and encodes:
- the LOC128014385 gene encoding histone H1-like → MAETAPAPAAAAPPAKAPKKKSAAKAKKAGPGVGELILKAVSASKERSGVSLAALKKALAASGYDVEKNNSRVKLAIKSLVTKGALLQVKGTGASGSFKISKKQTETKKKPAKKAAPKAKKPAAKKPAAAKKPKSAAAKKPAAKKSPKKAKKPAAAAAKKATKSPKKAKKPAAPKKAAKSPKKAKAAKPKAAKPKAAKPKVAKPKKAAPKKK
- the LOC128014399 gene encoding histone H2A-like — encoded protein: MSGRGKTGGKTRAKAKTRSSRAGLQFPVGRVHRLLRKGNYGERVGAGAPVYLAAVLEYLTAEILELAGNAARDNKKTRIIPRHLQLAVRNDEELNKLLGGVTIAQGGVLPNIQAVLLPKKTEKPAKTK
- the LOC128014394 gene encoding histone H3-like — its product is MARTKQTARKSTGGKAPRKQLATKAARKSAPATGGVKKPHRYRPGTVALREIRRYQKSTELLIRKLPFQRLVREIAQDFKTDLRFQSSAVMALQESSEAYLVGLFEDTNLCAIHAKRVTIMPKDIQLARRIRGERA